A genomic segment from Pelosinus sp. IPA-1 encodes:
- a CDS encoding MtnX-like HAD-IB family phosphatase, whose translation MKEFIFVSDFDGTMTAKDFYHIIMDKYLGEWGRELYASWKRNEMMDVEFLTTVFKSINRTEKEIYKDILSIKLDKSIATFIKYINNNGGDFLVLSAGTQYYIKRLLDFEGLHGVEIIANDGKYENKGITLIPPDKQHPFYSQRYGIDKAKVVQSLKQKYKKVYYAGDGGPDVSAALLADTTFAKGTLITLLQTETAKYVPFEYFFQIEEYLKSRG comes from the coding sequence TTGAAAGAATTTATATTTGTCTCGGATTTTGATGGAACCATGACTGCAAAAGATTTTTATCATATTATTATGGACAAATATCTTGGGGAGTGGGGCAGAGAACTGTACGCAAGCTGGAAGCGGAATGAGATGATGGATGTTGAATTTCTCACAACAGTATTTAAATCTATAAATCGAACAGAAAAGGAAATCTATAAAGATATCTTAAGTATAAAGTTGGATAAATCTATTGCTACATTTATAAAATATATTAACAATAATGGTGGCGATTTTCTTGTTCTGAGCGCCGGAACCCAATATTATATAAAGCGGTTACTTGATTTTGAAGGGTTGCATGGTGTGGAAATTATCGCAAATGATGGCAAATATGAAAACAAAGGTATTACATTAATTCCTCCGGATAAACAACATCCTTTTTATTCACAACGGTACGGTATAGATAAAGCCAAGGTAGTACAGAGCCTAAAACAGAAGTATAAAAAAGTCTATTATGCTGGTGATGGGGGACCAGATGTAAGCGCTGCGCTGCTGGCTGACACTACCTTTGCAAAGGGGACATTAATCACGCTATTGCAGACAGAGACTGCAAAATATGTGCCCTTTGAGTATTTTTTCCAAATCGAAGAATATTTGAAATCGAGAGGATAA
- a CDS encoding VOC family protein: MTEKMNPVIWFEIPVVDMLRGKAFYEAVFSQKLVANDMGLRQMAMFSMEMGIPGIGGALVKDEGFVPSHLGTLVYFSVTDINLTLDKVIANKGKMLVPKTEIGEYGFFAHFEDSEGNRIGLHTM, from the coding sequence ATGACGGAGAAAATGAATCCGGTAATTTGGTTCGAGATTCCTGTGGTAGATATGTTAAGAGGCAAAGCATTCTATGAAGCGGTTTTCAGTCAAAAACTGGTTGCTAATGACATGGGACTAAGGCAAATGGCTATGTTTTCCATGGAAATGGGCATTCCCGGAATAGGCGGGGCGCTGGTGAAGGATGAGGGGTTTGTGCCGTCCCATCTTGGGACGCTAGTATATTTTTCAGTAACCGACATCAACTTGACTCTGGACAAGGTTATTGCGAACAAGGGAAAAATGCTGGTCCCAAAAACAGAGATCGGAGAGTACGGTTTCTTCGCTCATTTTGAAGACAGCGAAGGTAATCGAATCGGGTTGCACACAATGTAA